The Pirellulales bacterium sequence CAGCTTGCCGTCGGCCGCCAGGTGCAAGACCGCGTGGCGGCTGGCATCGCAAACCAGGTGAGTGCCGTCGGCCAATACCTTGTGGCCGTTGGGCGCGCCGGTCACGGCCCAGTTGCGGTGCGTGCCGTCGGGCGAAAACTGGACGATCGTGTCCCCTTCGCTAATGTAGCCTTGGTCGGCATGGTCGAAGACGACGCCCTCGCAATAGTGGGGCACTTCGAAGAGTTTCTCGGCCTTGGGGGCCAGGGTGTCATCGGCGACCGAAGTGCGAGTCGCTGCCAAAACCGGCAGGGTAAGCAGCACAAGGAAGATCAATCGTCGGGGCATAGTTACCGTCTAGCGATCAGGGAGGAAATCTTGGGTGCAGAACTGCCAGGAGGGGACCCCGAAGCGGCGCAGCGCGGCCCCACGCGGCATGCGTTCAGGCTAGGCGAGAGGGCACTGGACCGCAAGCGGCGCGTCGGCAGATTTGGGATCGCTTCACGCCGGCGACGCGGGGCTTCATTTGCGGCGCAAACGGCGGCTTGTGGGCCTGCGGCGCTCGGTTTAGAGTAACGGGTCTCGACGTTGTTCGCCGCGGGAAGAACGTACGCCTTCGCTCAAAAATCGCTCCTCGGAACGCTTCGTCGCGCCGCGCGCTGTTCTCGCGCGCCCGCGAGCTCAAGCGTTTGCCGTCGCCAGCGCATCGCAAGGAGTTCTGTCGTGACTTTCAGTAAAGCCAATGCAAGTTCGCGCCGCGGTTTCTTGCAAGCTACGGCCGCGGCGGGTGTGGGCCTCGCGCCGCTATTGGCCGGCTGTGCGTCATCCGGACCGGCGGCAGAGCAGGGGGGGCGGAAAAAGCTGAAGGCCGCCATGGGGAACGCCGGCCTGCAAAGCACCTGGTGTAAGCTCGGCAAAGACACGGCCGAGTTGTGGGGCGATCTGCTGGGCGTGGAAATCGTGTGGTTCGATGGCGAATTCGATCCGCAAAAGCAGCGCAACAAGCTCGACTTGATGGTCGACGGCGATTGGGATTTTTGCTGCTTTCAGGCCGTGCAAATCGATTCGCTGGAAGAGCCGGTTCGCCAACTGAAAAAGCGCGGCGTGCCGGTGATCTCGATGGATACGATGCTCGTGGATCGTGACCGCATGCGCGAGGTCGGCGTATGGTGCGAAGTCACGCCTAACCAGGAATTCATGGGCGAAAGCAGCACGCGCTACTTGCTGAAGAAGATTGGCGGACGCGGCAAGGTGATCCACATCGGCGGATTGAGCGCGCACTCGGGCGCCATCGGGCGCCGCGACGGCTTTGAAAAGGCGCTGGCCGATTACCCGGATGTCGAAGTGGTCGGCGGTGGCGTGCGCTGGTGCGACTGGGAAAAGCAGACGGCCCGGGACACGTTCGAAACGCTGCTGGACCAGAGCCAGGAACCGATCGCCGGGGCTTTTTTTCATAGCGACGACATGGCGCTGGCTTGCCTGCCGGCCCTGGAAGGGACGCGGCATTCGAAAATGGTCGTCACCGCCGTCGACGGCCAAAAAGAGGGGCTGGCCGCGATCCGCGACGGCAAACTGGCCGCCACGACCGTCAACCCGGTCTGCTTGATTCACATGACGGCGCTCGCCCTCGGGCAGTTTATCGCTCGCAACAAGGAATCGGTCGAGAATGTCCCGCTGGAGATCATCACGCCGGGGCCACTCGTGTCGCTCGAGACGAACAATCTGGACGCGATGCTGTACCTGGCCGATCCGCGGCACTGCCTGGTATGACGTGAGCGCGACGGGGAATGCGTATCTTTCTCTCCTGGTCCTTCGCAGTGCGACGACGATCGTGAATAGCTCGACCAGTTCACCCGCCGCCGCACCGCTCTTGGAATGTCGTGGCATTCGCAAGCATTTCGGCGGGGAAGCCGCCTTGGACGGCGTCGATTTCTCGCTTGCAAGCGGCGAGATTCATGGCCTGGTCGGCAGCAACGGCGCCGGCAAAAGCACGTTGATGAAGATCCTCGCCGGCGCGCTACCGGATCACGAGGGAAGCGTGACCCTCGACGGCCGCGTGGTGGATCTTTCCAGCCCCCAGGCGGCGCTGCGACATGGCATCGCGATGGTCTACCAGGAACTATCGGGCATTGGACAATTGTCGGTCGCCGAGAACCTGTTCCTGGGGCGACAGCCGACGACGACGTTGGGCCGCATCGATTGGGCCAAGATGCGCCGGCAGGCGGCGGAACA is a genomic window containing:
- a CDS encoding sugar ABC transporter substrate-binding protein, giving the protein MTFSKANASSRRGFLQATAAAGVGLAPLLAGCASSGPAAEQGGRKKLKAAMGNAGLQSTWCKLGKDTAELWGDLLGVEIVWFDGEFDPQKQRNKLDLMVDGDWDFCCFQAVQIDSLEEPVRQLKKRGVPVISMDTMLVDRDRMREVGVWCEVTPNQEFMGESSTRYLLKKIGGRGKVIHIGGLSAHSGAIGRRDGFEKALADYPDVEVVGGGVRWCDWEKQTARDTFETLLDQSQEPIAGAFFHSDDMALACLPALEGTRHSKMVVTAVDGQKEGLAAIRDGKLAATTVNPVCLIHMTALALGQFIARNKESVENVPLEIITPGPLVSLETNNLDAMLYLADPRHCLV